The genome window TTTTCCTCTTTGTCGCATCTGTGATGTCTGCTGTCAGAATTAGGAACTTTGCGTTTGGGTCGATTTTTCGTATTTTATCAATTGCATAAAATCCGTCAAAATACGGCATCATTAGATCAAGTACGATTATTTCTGGCCTGTGTTTTTCAAATAATTCAACTGCCTCTTTTCCGTCATGACCTACTCCTACAACAGAGATGTTGCTGAATTTTGCCCATTCTTCAAATATCTCTGCCATGTCTTGTCATCTTCATTATTATGATTGTGTTCCTTTTTGCTCTTATTTATATCAACTGGTTAAAATCCAAATAACCATGTGTTTGTGCAAAAAATTCACGTGTCTCTTTTTGTCATTTATAATTCATAAAACCTGTCCGTTTGATTAAAAAAAACATTTTTTTTAAATGATGATTGTATTCACATCATGCGTAGATTCATCATTAGAAAGGAGGACGCTGAATCTTCAATACAGTCTAAAGAATGGGATCCAATGAGTTTTACAGAGCGAACGGTCTTTTTCAAAAAAGATCCAAATGCAAAAAATCAATCCACGATAGATGATCTGGATAAGGAGGATTTTAAGCAAAGTGACTCTGCAGAACCTAAACTGACTACAAGCACCTTGGAATTAAGGACCAAGTATGATAACGAAGATAAAGACACCGATAAAACGGATAAACCAAATAATACTACTGGCCAATCTCAGGAGATAAAAAAATTATTTGATCAGTCACTCGGGGTGTCAAAGAGTTCCAAGAAAACAAAATAAAACTAATGTACAAACATCTAGAAGAAGAGCAACAGCTGACAAAGCATCTAAACGATACATTGCAAACAAACCTTCTTACCATTTCTAAATTAGACGAGAAATTAGAAGAGCGAAAAAATCACTTGAGCTAGAGGTGGAAGAGAAAACGAAGAGAAAAAAAAAGAATCCTTGATCTGAGAAACTATCTGCAATAGGCGAGCTTTCGGCAAGGCTTGCGCACGATATAAAAAATCCGCTTACTACAATCAAAAGCACAGTTAAACTGCTAAAAACGTTCCAGGGCAAGCCGATAGACGAGTATGTCATGAAAAAATTTGAAATGATGGATGAATCTATCTTCCGAATAAGTCATCAAGTTGACGGTGTGCTTGACTATATCAAAAAAAACCCCCTGCAAATGGAGCCATCGTCATTGATTAACATCATAAAAGTATCAATGATGCCTCTGTCAATTCCAAAAAATATTCAAATTAACTTGCCAAATACTGATGTAATTTGAAGTGCGACTCGATAAAAATGGAAGTCGTTTTTGGAAATATCATACTGAATTCAGTTCAGGCAATTGGTGATGATCCTGGCAAGATCTACGTTCGTTATGTGGTAACATCCGATTACGTGATAATTGAAGTGGCAGATTCTGGTCCCGGAATACCTCCTGAGAGTTTGGATAGGGTTTTTGATCCGTTGTTTACGACA of Candidatus Nitrosotenuis sp. DW1 contains these proteins:
- a CDS encoding response regulator transcription factor; amino-acid sequence: MAEIFEEWAKFSNISVVGVGHDGKEAVELFEKHRPEIIVLDLMMPYFDGFYAIDKIRKIDPNAKFLILTADITDATKRKIEQMKEISLMYKPYDLDDVINEIKKLANVQPAV